One window from the genome of Saimiri boliviensis isolate mSaiBol1 chromosome 2, mSaiBol1.pri, whole genome shotgun sequence encodes:
- the LOC120366367 gene encoding dynein light chain 1, cytoplasmic-like produces the protein MGDRKAVIKNADMSEEMQQDSVECATQALEKYNIEKDIAAHIKKEFDKKYNPTWHCIVGRNFGSYVTHETKHFIYFYLGQVAILLFRSG, from the coding sequence ATGGGCGACCGAAAGGCCGTGATCAAAAATGCGGACATGTCGGAAGAGATGCAACAGGACTCTGTGGAGTGCGCTACTCAGGCGCTGGAGAAATACAACATCGAGAAGGACATTGCGGCTCATATCAAGAAGGAATTTGATAAGAAGTACAATCCTACCTGGCATTGCATCGTGGGGAGGAACTTCGGTAGTTACGTGACACATGAAACCAAACACTTCATCTACTTCTACCTGGGCCAAGTGGCCATTCTTCTGTTCAGATCTGGTTAA